From the genome of Kwoniella bestiolae CBS 10118 chromosome 5, complete sequence, one region includes:
- a CDS encoding plasma-membrane proton-efflux P-type ATPase produces MSTNEKVGHTEEAPVKESSIENKVAGDAPALDNAPEKKKREYKEMEHKTEGDLHAKVDMNTIQFTATDLYDKDKVDIEHVVMEEVFQLLQCDEGGLTEAEATDRIGIFGPNKLEEKKENVFLQFLSFMWNPLSWVMEGAAIVAIALSNGEGEPPDWQDFVGIVLLLLINSTIGFVEERNAGNAVKALMDSLAPKAKVKRDGKWRDIESADLVPGDCIAFKHGDVCPADCRLTEAIDVSMDQAALTGESLPVSKKLGDECFSGSTCKQGEVEAVVISTGPNTFFGRAATLVGQDNDQVGHLQMVLARIGSFCLVSIGIFVVLEIVILYPRFHYTYRRGLNSILVLLIGGIPIAMPTVLSVTLAVGAQQLAKHKAIVTRITAIEELAGVTILCSDKTGTLTTNKLTIDKENVKCYAQWDVEGVCLLAAYASRTENQDAIDGCVVGTLPNPAQAREGIELLDFKPFNPVDKRTEITYRDNRDGGKIKRATKGMTGIIIELCSRNKTSELEDQLEADVEEFARRGLRALAVAYEDVIGDAADGQGSGFELAGLLSIFDPPRSDTKQTIDDAMALGVKVKMVTGDQLAIAKETGRRLGLGDHMYPAKVLKDGPEVGGKHANLDEMIMDADGFAGVFPEHKFEIVKRIQALGHLCAMTGDGANDAPALSRANVGIAVEGATDAARGAADIVLTEPGLSTIVHAIYGSRVIFQRMRNYAIYACAVTIRIVVCFAIMSFIWQFDFPSFMVLIIAVLNDGTIMTLSLDRVLPSTTPDSWDLAEVFAYGIGYGLYLSASTIALYATMHSTTFFEDKFGVNPIKETNDPEGHMVIYLQVAIISQALIFVTRSHGPSWTERPSVALMLAFCLAQLISSIIAAFGNWGFTQVHAISGGWIGIVWVWNIVWYFPLDAVKFAMKKTIIAALQRRKARKAAVATVDENGERLQRTASRHESLYSNRTSFLSRAANRLRGGAKISMSKNELQRFSSIQAQQSGAALTRAHSRPAA; encoded by the exons CGAGAAAGTTGGACATACCGAGGAGGCTCCTGTAAA GGAGTCATCCATCGAGAACAAGGTTGCCGGTGATGCACCAG CCCTTGACAATGCAcccgagaagaagaagagagagtaCAAGGAAATGGAACACAAGACTGAGGGTGATCTCCACGCCAAGGTCGACATGAACACC ATCCAATTCACTGCTACCGATCTTTACGACAAAGACAAGGTCGATATCGAGCACGTTGTCATGGAAGAAGTgttccaacttcttcaatGTGACGAAGGTGGTCTTACCGAAGCCGAGGCTACCGACCGTATCGGTATCTTCGGTCCCAACAAGCTTGAagagaaaaaggaaaa TGTCTTCCTTCAATTCCTTTCCTTCATGTGGAACCCTCTTTCATGGGTCATGGAAGGTGCTGCCATTGTGGCTATCGCTCTTTCCAACGGTGAAGGTGAACCCCCCGATTGGCAAGATTTCGTCGGTATCGtgctcttgcttttgatCAACTCCACTATTGGTTTCGTCGAGGAAAGAAACGCTGGTAACGCTGTCAAGGCTCTTATGGACTCTCTTGCCCCCAAGGCTAAAGTAAAGCGAGACGGTAAATGGAGAGACATCGAATCTGCCGACTTGGTTCCAGGTGATTGCATCGCCTTCAAGCACGGTGATGTCTGTCCCGCCGATTGTCGTCTTACCGAGGCCATTGATGTATC TATGGATCAAGCCGCTCTTACCGGTGAATCTCTTCCCGTCTCCAAGAAGCTCGGTGACGAGTGTTTCTCCGGTTCTACCTGTAAACAAGGTGAAGTCGAGGCTGTCGTCATCTCTACCGGTCCCAACACCTTCTTCGGTCGTGCCGCCACCCTTGTCGGTCAAGACAATGACCAGGTCGGCCACTTGCAAATGGTTTTGGCCCGAATCGGTTCCTTCTGTCTCGTTTCCATCGGTATCTTCGTCGTCCTTGAAATCGTCATCCTTTACCCTCGATTCCACTACACCTACCGAAGAGGTCTTAACTCTATCCTTGTATTGCTCATTGGTGGTATCCCCATTGCCATGCCTACTGTCTTGTCCGTCACTCTCGCTGTCGGTGCTCAACAACTCGCTAAGCACAAGGCTATCGTTACCCGAATCACTGCCATCGAAGAACTTGCTGGTGTAACCATTCTTTGTTCCGACAAGACCGGTACCCTTACCACCAACAAACTTACCATTGACAAAGAGAACGTCAAATGTTACGCTCAATGGGATGTTGAGGGTGTCTGTCTCCTCGCTGCCTACGCTTCTAGAACCGAGAACCAAGATGCTATCGATGGTTGTGTCGTCGGTACTCTCCCCAACCCTGCTCAAGCCAGAGAAGGTATCGAGCTCCTCGACTTCAAGCCTTTCAACCCTGTCGACAAGAGAACCGAAATCACCTACCGAGACAACCGAGACGGTggcaagatcaagagagcCACCAAGGGTATGACtggtatcatcattgaaCTTTGTTCCCGAAACAAGACCTCCGAACTTGAAGATCAACTCGAAGCTGATGTTGAGGAATTCGCCCGAAGAGGTCTCCGAGCTCTCGCTGTCGCCTACGAAGACGTTATCGGTGATGCCGCCGATGGACAAGGATCCGGTTTCGAACTTGCTGGTCTTCTTTCTATCTTCGACCCTCCTAGATCTGATACCAAGCAAACTATCGACGATGCTATGGCCCTCGGTGTTAAGGTCAAGATGGTAACTGGTGATCAACTCGCTATTGCCAAGGAAACCGGTCGACGACTTGGTCTCGGTGACCACATGTACCCTGCTAAAGTGCTCAAGGATGGTCCTGAAGTCGGTGGTAAACACGCCAACCTCGATGAAATGATCATGGATGCCGATGGTTTCGCTGGTGTCTTCCCCGAACACAAATTCGAAATTGTCAAGAGAATTCAAGCCCTCGGTCACTTGTGTGCCATGACTGGTGATGGTGCCAACGATGCTCCTGCCCTTTCCAGAGCCAACGTCGGTATCGCTGTCGAAGGTGCCACTGATGCTGCTCGAGGTGCTGCCGATATCGTGCTTACCGAACCCGGTCTTTCAACCATCGTCCACGCCATCTACGGTTCTCGAGTCATTTTCCAAAGAATGAGAAACTATGCCATCTATGCTTGTGCCGTTACCATCCGAATTGTCGTCTGTTTCGCCATCATGTCTTTCATCTGGCAATTCGatttcccatccttcatgGTTCTTATCATTGCCGTTCTTAACGATGGTACCATCATgaccctctccctcgaccGAGTGCTTCCTTCCACCACCCCAGACTCTTGGGATCTTGCCGAAGTATTCGCCTACGGTATCGGTTACGGTCTCTACCTTTCTGCCTCTACCATCGCCCTTTACGCCACCATGCACTCTACCACCTTCTTCGAGGACAAATTCGGTGTCAACCCCATCAAAGAGACCAACGATCCCGAAGGTCACATGGTCATCTATCTCCAAGTTGCCATCATCTCTCAAGCCCTTATCTTCGTCACTCGATCTCACGGACCTTCATGGACTGAACGACCTTCGGTTGCCCTCATGCTTGCTTTCTGTCTCGCTCAATTGATCTCTTCCATCATTGCCGCCTTCGGTAACTGGGGTTTCACTCAAGTACACGCTATCTCTGGTGGTTGGATCGGTATCGTCTGGGTATGGAACATCGTTTGGTACTTCCCTCTCGATGCCGTCAAGTTCGCCATGAAGAAGACCATCATCGCTGCCCTCCAACGACGAAAGGCCCGAAAGGCTGCCGTTGCCACTGTTGACGAGAATGGTGAGAGACTTCAACGAACTGCCTCCAGACACGAATCTTTGTACTCCAACCGAACCTCTTTCTTGTCAAGAGCTGCCAACAGACTCAGAGGTGGTGCCAAGATCTCCATGTCCAAGAACGAGCTCCAACGATTCTCCTCcatccaagctcaacaaTCCGGTGCTGCTCTTACCCGAGCTCACTCTAGACCTGCCGCATAA